A window of Excalfactoria chinensis isolate bCotChi1 chromosome Z, bCotChi1.hap2, whole genome shotgun sequence contains these coding sequences:
- the GRHPR gene encoding glyoxylate reductase/hydroxypyruvate reductase: MRRAMAVFVTRRIPAEGMRVLSEAAGCRVQQWDSEEPVPRSQLLAGVAGKQGLLCLLSDRIDAEVLDAAGPSLKVISTMSVGFDHLALDEIKKRGIRVGYTPDVLTDATAELSVALLLTTCRRLPEAVEEVKTGGWTTWKPLWMCGYGLSGSTVGIIGLGRIGQAVARRLKPFGVKNFLYTGSHPKPENAAEFQAEFVPLTKLAQESDFVIVTCALTPSTQGMCNKDFFSRMKKTSVFINTSRGAVVNQEDLYDALVSGQIAAAGLDVTTPEPLPTDHPLLRLRNCVILPHIGSATYATRSTMAVLAADNLLAGLRGEPMPHELLL; the protein is encoded by the exons ATGCGCCGGGCCATGGCGGTGTTCGTGACGCGGCGGATCCCCGCGGAGGGAATGCGGGTCCTCTCGGAGGCGGCGGG GTGCCGCGTGCAGCAGTGGGACTCGGAGGAGCCCGTCCCGCGGAGCCAGCTGCTGGCGGGGGTCGCGGGCAAGCAggggctgctgtgcctcctgtCCGACCGCATCGACGCCGAGGTGCTGGACGCCGCTG GGCCGAGCCTGAAAGTCATCAGCACCATGTCCGTGGGGTTCGACCACCTCGCCCTGGACGAGATCAAGAAGCG GGGGATCCGGGTGGGCTACACCCCCGACGTCCTGACCGATGCCACCGCCGAGCTCTCCGTggctctgctcctcaccacGTGCCGGCGGCTGCCCGAGGCGGTCGAAGAGGTGAAGAC CGGTGGCTGGACAACCTGGAAGCCCTTGTGGATGTGTGGCTATGGGCTGTCTGGTAGTACGGTGGGCATCATAGGTCTGGGAAGAATAG GGCAGGCGGTTGCCCGTCGTCTGAAGCCGTTTGGGGTCAAGAACTTCTTGTACACTGGAAGTCACCCGAAACCAGAGAATGCTGCAGAGTTCCAAGCTGAGTTTG TCCCACTCACGAAGCTGGCCCAGGAGTCGGACTTTGTCATCGTGACGTGTGCTTTGACTCCCAGCACCCAGGGAATGTGCAACAAGGATTTCTTCAGCAGGATGAAGAAGACTTCTGTGTTCATCAACACGAGCAG aGGGGCTGTGGTGAACCAAGAAGATTTGTATGATGCTTTAGTCAGTGGCCAAATTGCAGCTGCAGGCCTGGATGTCACAACGCCGGAGCCACTGCCCACCGACCACCCCCTGCTCAGACTCAGGAACTGCG TGATCCTGCCACACATTGGGAGCGCCACCTATGCGACACGGAGCACCATGGCCGTGCTGGCTGCTGACAACCTGCTGGCTGGCCTGCGAGGCGAGCCTATGCCCCACGAGCTGCTACTGTGA